CCCTATGGCGAGTCGCTGTCGCGGCGTGAGAGAGCGCGCGGTTTCGAGGAGCCTGGCTTTGCGCCGGACCCTTACCGCCGGCGGGATCGGTGAAATCGATGACGGGGGAAGGTGCTGCACCATAATCGAAAACCGTAAATAGGCTAAACTTCCTCCTTCGCTCAACCATGCGATTCGGAGGAGAGGCGTGTCTCCCGAATATATCTTTTCGATGAAGGACCTGCGCAAAGTCGTCCCGCCGAAGCGCGAGATCCTGCGCGGAATCTGGCTCTCGTTCTATTACGGTGCCAAAATCGGCGTCCTCGGCCTGAATGGCTCCGGCAAGAGCACTCTCCTGCGGATCATGGCCGGGGAGGAGAAGGATTTCGCCGGCGAGGCGACCCCGGCCAAAGGGATAAGAATCGGCTTCCTGCCGCAAGAGCCCCGGCTCGACCCCGGCAAGACCGTCCTCGGCAACGTCGAGGAGGGGGTGGCGACGACGCGCGCCCTGCTCGACCGGTACAACGCCATCAGCGACAAGCTGGGTGAGCCGATGAAGCCGGAAGCTATGGAGAAGCTTCTGGAGGAACAAGCGGACGTGCAGGAGAAGATCGAGATGGCCAACGCCTGGGAGCTCGATCGGACCCTCGAGATGGCCATGGAGGCCCTGCGCTGTCCGCCGCCCGATGCCGACGTCTCAACCATCAGCGGCGGCGAGCGCCGCCGCGTCGCACTCTGCCGGCTGCTGTTGTCGCGCCCCGACATGCTGTTGCTCGATGAGCCCACCAACCATCTCGACGCCGAATCGGTCGCGTGGCTGGAGCGTTTCCTGAAGGAATACCAGGGCACGGTCGTGGCGGTCACCCACGACCGCTATTTCCTCGACAACGCCGCCGGCTGGATCCTCGAGCTCGACCGCGGCGCCGGCATTCCCTGGGAAGGAAACTACTCCTCCTGGCTGGAGCAGAAGCAGGCGCGCCTGGCGCAGGAGGAGAAAACCGCGAGCGCCCGGCAGCGCACTCTGGCGCGTGAGCTGGAATGGGTGCGCAGCTCGCCGCGCGCGCGCCAGGCGAAGAGCAAGGCGCGCCTCGAGGCCTACGAGAAGCTCCTGGCCGAAGAAGCGGAGCGGGCTCCGGAATCGGTCGAGATCTTCATTCCCCCGGGACCACGGCTGGGCGACGTCGTGGTCGAGGCCGAGGACCTTCGCAAGGGTTACGGCGACCGGATCCTGTTCGAAGGCCTCAGCTTCAAGCTGCCGCGCGGTGGCATCGTGGGGGTGATCGGCCCCAATGGGGCCGGCAAGACCACGCTGTTCCGCATGATCGCGGGGCAGGAGAAGCCGGATGCCGGCACGCTGCGCCTCGGCGAGACGGTGCGTCTGGCGTACGTGGACCAGAGCCGTGACCTCCTCGACCCGGAGAACAACGTCTGGGAAGCGATTACCGAATCACAGGACCCGATTCTTCTTGGCAAACGAAGTGTCGCTTCACGCTCCTATGTCGCCTCGTTCAATTTCAAGGGGTCCGATCAGCAGAAGAAGGTAAAGGATCTTTCGGGCGGTGAGCGTAACCGGGTCCACCTGGCGCGCATCCTGAAGACAGGGGCCAATGTCCTGATGCTCGACGAGCCGACCAACGATCTCGACGTCGATACGCTGCGGGCTTTGGAGGAGGCGCTCCTCGAGTTCGCCGGCTGCGCCGTCATCATCAGCCACGATCGCTGGTTTCTGGATCGGGTTGCCACCCACATGCTCGCCTTCGAGGGCGACAGTCAGGTGGTCTGGTTCGCGGGAAACTACCAGGACTACAACGCCGACTTCCACCGGCGCAAGGGTACCGACGCCGACCAGCCGCACCGGATCAAGTATCACCGGCTGGCTCAGTAACCGCCCTCGAGCCAGACAGATCGGCAGGAAAGGAACCGATGTTCATCGTCGAGCTCACCTACAAGGCATCTCTCGAGCAGATCGACGCGCAGATGCGCCCCCACGTCGCGTGGCTCAAGAAGTACTACGCCGCAGGGAATTTCCTGATTTCCGGCCGGCAGATCCCGCGCACGGGAGGGATCATCGTGGCCGTGGCTGAATCACGCGAGAAGATTGAGGCGATCATGGCGGAGGATCCGTTCTGCAGTCACGGGCTCGCCGAGGCACGCATTATCGAGTTTCGCGCCAGCCAGCGCGCCGAGGATATCCCCGGCCGGGTCGCGCAATCCTGAGACGCGAGACTACTGGATCAGGATCACGGTGAACGGGATCCGCGCCGACGGGCGGAGCATGTCGGGCAGGCTCAGGTCATCGAGGGTCGCTTCCAGCGCGTAGGTCCCTCCCGGCAGCGGGGTGCCGTCCTCCAGGACGAGCGGGATGCGCACCCGGAACAAGAGGTTGTCGCCCTGGAGGGTGAAGTTGACGGGCGAGGCGCACGAGCAGCATCCGCCATCGTCTCCCCGCTTTTGGATCCACTCCTTCCCGTCGGCGCCGATCACCCGGAACGTGGCGCTCTTGCATCCCTGAAAGACGAAGTTGACCTCTGCATCCCGATTGCGCAGGAAGAACTGCGCGTCGAGGGAGGAGAGGTGCTGAGGGTCCAGAATCGGCATGACATCCTGGATGTAGACGGTACGGTCCAGGGTCAGCGAGGTCATGAGATTCCGGCTCGATGGCCCCAGATTCGTGGCCACCAACTCCGCAGACCTTGGCCCTTCGATGCT
This DNA window, taken from Candidatus Polarisedimenticolia bacterium, encodes the following:
- the ettA gene encoding energy-dependent translational throttle protein EttA; amino-acid sequence: MSPEYIFSMKDLRKVVPPKREILRGIWLSFYYGAKIGVLGLNGSGKSTLLRIMAGEEKDFAGEATPAKGIRIGFLPQEPRLDPGKTVLGNVEEGVATTRALLDRYNAISDKLGEPMKPEAMEKLLEEQADVQEKIEMANAWELDRTLEMAMEALRCPPPDADVSTISGGERRRVALCRLLLSRPDMLLLDEPTNHLDAESVAWLERFLKEYQGTVVAVTHDRYFLDNAAGWILELDRGAGIPWEGNYSSWLEQKQARLAQEEKTASARQRTLARELEWVRSSPRARQAKSKARLEAYEKLLAEEAERAPESVEIFIPPGPRLGDVVVEAEDLRKGYGDRILFEGLSFKLPRGGIVGVIGPNGAGKTTLFRMIAGQEKPDAGTLRLGETVRLAYVDQSRDLLDPENNVWEAITESQDPILLGKRSVASRSYVASFNFKGSDQQKKVKDLSGGERNRVHLARILKTGANVLMLDEPTNDLDVDTLRALEEALLEFAGCAVIISHDRWFLDRVATHMLAFEGDSQVVWFAGNYQDYNADFHRRKGTDADQPHRIKYHRLAQ
- a CDS encoding YciI family protein translates to MFIVELTYKASLEQIDAQMRPHVAWLKKYYAAGNFLISGRQIPRTGGIIVAVAESREKIEAIMAEDPFCSHGLAEARIIEFRASQRAEDIPGRVAQS